From Punica granatum isolate Tunisia-2019 chromosome 1, ASM765513v2, whole genome shotgun sequence:
CATAACTCTAATATGCGCTTTTACTTTTCCTATTTCAAAATCCCAATCAATTCGATAATTTGTTCGCATTAGGagtttgaaaacaaacggTTGCATGCAACACAGTGAGATCATCAATGATTATATACATGAGTGGCGATGACAGTTATTATATCGGCACGGATAGTCCCCATTCATTTGTTTTACGTACTATAAATATGACACTCATTTTCCCAGTAATTCAATATAATTGTCATAATTCTATTATCTTCGCATCTCACATGTTATATAACATGATGTCAATTTTGCAAGCAATCTTGACATTCAGCATGATTATAATAGTCAAACCAAATATCTCATAAAGGGCTGTTCTGACCTGGGCCTAAAGGCatgagataaataaaatgtaataaaCAAAGTAAATTTTCTAATGTTGTATTAGGcttatccatttttttttcaattaaagtaagattttatttcattttcaaattgaTAGATATATTAATGATAGATCTTAGTGTATacattctgaaaaaaaaagagaaactaAATTATCAAGGAGGTTggaataatatttaaaaagcaAAATAATTTCCCTAAATTTAAGCTATACGATCATTTTATTTTCGCCAGATGAATATACAGACACGTATTCTGTTTTGAGCTAGATTGAGACACGTTTTCATGATAAGTGTCTCATTTTATGAACAGCCAACATAGGTAAGAAAACCCATATTATTAATGCGTTGCTTCATTTGgtattcattatatatatacactaggCCTCTGGCGTGCGTAAATCTCACACAAACTCACGAATATTGCTTGTTTTGAATAATTGACCCGATTTGGAATAAAGATTACGAAGGATTGGCGTGAAGTTGGGGTGGGGTGGGTTATTGGGGAATGGAATTGTGTGGGTTATGGAGGGATTATTTGACCCTCtatagcttttttttttttggataaactCAATTAAAGAATGGGGTGGTTTGGTGTGAATATGTTGGAAAAATCTTGACTCTCGATCGTTTTTATAATGTTGCTTTAATTGTTGACCTTCATAACCCTCTATAACATCCCAATTTGGTGGAATAAAAACTTAGATGTTATGAAGGATTACGGTAGGGTGGTTTATTATCTCTCCTTAATCCTCTTTcctcttaaaaattttaaaaggcAAACACGAATTATCAACACCCCTCTATAAACTGCCTTTTCGTAACCCCCAACCTTTAATCCAAACAAGCTATAAAGGCAtgagataaataaaatctaataaaCAAAGTAAATTTTGTATGTTGTACTATGTATATCACTATTAccaattaaaataagaatttgttttattttcaaattgatAGACATATTAATGATATGTTCTTGTGCGTACattctgaaaagaaaaaaaattcaaaactaAATTATCAAGGAGTTTAGAGTAAGATTTAAAAAGCAAAATAATTTCCTAAATTTAAGCTatactcattttattttcgcCAGATAAATATACAAACACACATTGTGTTTTAAGCTAGATTGAGACACGTATCCATGATAAGGATCACATTTTATGCATAGCCAACATAGGTAAGAAAACCCATAGTATTAATGCACTGCTTCATTTGgtattccatatatatatatatactgacTAAATATTCAATGAGTATTACTCATTCACTTTGGATGAGTAAAAACCAATCAAAATGCTTGTAAATGCGAATATAAGGGCCCATTGTAGGGTCAATTTTTCACTTGCATACATCTTAATTGAGTGTTACACATTCAAGTGAGTGAGTAATACTCAACCAATATTCATCTTGCATTAGAAAATCACGCCTTTCCACAGGCTCAAAATTGCTTGAAAAAATTAACCTTATTTGTTAGATAGTTTTAGAATATactaattttttgaaataaataatagatgatataatataacaacataattattactttttttttcttttttcttcaattattttatcttaactaccattcaattcaatttttaatattaaattctctcaaccaTTTCGttacatttttcacaattcaataatacaattattactttcttttaactatttattacttttttttttttcattttttctcataattcaacaatacaatcattacaatatcaaataaatataattatttatagttgaaatggagtggagtggagtagaattaaaaaaaatttcatttgccACACAATGTCtaatttcttgatattttcctTGAAGTAGGGGTGATTTTAGCAATTTCtgtataaataaaatttaattttgagaaaaagCATGGCAGTCACAAAGTATAGTTTTTCcataaacaataataataataataataataataataataataataataataataataccaaaaaatatatatatatatatatataattataaaatataatgacTAAAAATATCAGAGTCCATCCCCAGTTGTGGTGGGGGTTTTGATAGCCTTTATTGTTGGGCCCGGGATGGTATTGGACGGTGTAAGTATGATTTTGATTGAATGACGATACCGACAATTTTTAgggggaaataaaaaaaaagaaaaaaagaaaaaaccgaGTCTATGTGCAACTTTGCTTGAAACAAACGTAAAACATCATGCCTGACGGTATCGGATTGGTCATCTATTCCCCCCAGCAGATAACATTAGAATCATTTGATCGAAATccaaatatagaaaaataattaaacaaaacccctcataatattaataactacaaataaataattggttaattaattaattaatttttatattgaattacactatataataattaagtttGGCCTTCGTCGTGTAGGCGCCTTGGCGTCGTTCCCTGCGTGCCTCCCGTTCACTTCAGTAGATGACAATCTCCCTCGACGCacgcctctctctctctctctctctctctctctagggTTCGAGTTCTCCTGAATATCTTGCTTGCCTTCGGGAATCAAAAGTTGAGACCTCGTGCCCGCACTGATCCTTTTCGCATTTCCGCCTCATCCTCCTCCGGGATTTGGCCATGTCTACTGACCCTCTTTGCCTGTAATTCTGTATCTGTTCTGTGAAATTGGCAATTTCATTATTGTCGATCTTTTGGGTTGTCGAATTGGTCGAGGATTTGTCTTGCTTGAAACATCGAATCCCCAATTCATGTAAAGCGCCTCCGTCGGGAATTCGGATTTGGTTCTTCGATTCTCGATGCCCATTTGAGTTCTCTGCATTTTGATTAAGGTTGATTTGAAATAGTTTTCCACGTATGTATGCTGAATGCTGCTTCTGTAGCACAATTATGCTCtgggttttattttttatgttctTAACTGATCTCTAAGCTTATTTGCTTGTGCTTTGAGGTTGTAGCGAAACCTGACATTTTGGTTTTTGTTTGTCCTAATTGTTTCTTTGAATCTGTTAATAATTGTAACTTTCCTGTGGGCCCTTACTGTTCTTTTGTTGCATTGGGAAATTAGGTTTCAGCCTGTTAAAATGGACAGTGCTTCGGACTTCCTTCCCCAACTTGAGGAAGATATGTCCTTCAAAATACTGGAAATTTTGGACAACCCTTCTGATGTTGTTCGTGCCGGCTGTGTCTCGCGCTCCTGGCACCAATTTGGTGAGCTCTAAAACGAAGCAACATATGCATATTTCCATTGCGATTTTGTGAATCTTCTCCATAGTACTTATCAGATGCATTTAGTGAGGTTTTATGTGGGAAAGTTGAGAATGATGAGCATCACCAGTTGTACTTTCTGAGTCAAATATACAAGGTGAATAGGCTGATTGATAACAGCTAAAACTAGTGGCCAATTTTATTGAAAGCTGGGTTTCATTCAAGAGAATGACCTTTTCTTTGAGATTTGATCAGCAGGTGAGAATGGTTGATGTCACCCTAACGTAGCATGAGTTGAGGATGCACTGGATATGTTATTGGATTAATTGTGGGTACAATTTCTGTGACTTTGTTAAGTCATGGAAGCTCGTGGTGAATAAGTAAATTCATTTCCAAGTTAGATGCTTAACCTGATATTTTTCCCATCTGTGCTGGGGGTTGTAATCTAAACTGTTTCTACGTTACTGCAGTGGTTAGAAACAGCCTTTCTAAGCGGATGTGCCTGAGAATGTGTCCTCAATTGTCTGAAGTAGTCCATGTGACTGAGCCAACCTCCTCTGAGAAAACTGTTGCAGAAGTTGGACCGAGCAACTCTTCAGAATGGGAAAACTTGGAGAAGGAGCATAGGATCTATGCTTACCTGGCCCATTGCTGTACTAGATCAGATGTCAGAGTGTGCGTTAATGAGGCAATCAGTGCTTCCAGCACTGATAATTATCCCGAGGAAAGTATTCATAACACTCTTGAGAGTAGGGATCGGGTCGGCCGACTCGCCTCATACTGGTCGAGTAAAGGGAACAAGAATCCTTCTGCCCCTGAGAGACTGATTTACAAGCTTGCTGGTGACTTGTGCATCATCACTGAAATTGGTATTCAACCTTTCCAAGGTATTTCCTGACATTTCAGCTGATATGCTTGGGTTTTATTTGCGCTAACAAATTGACGCAGTACTGATAAATTGAtgcaacctttttttttttttgcaatttttcctttctatttTCAGCTTATTTTCAGTCGGGCCTCCCAATATACTCTGCCGATTTTGTACGTTTTCGTTTGGGCCATCCTAAAGGCTCGATGGATACATCAGATTATCAGATGGATCGGGCAGACAATGAAACTGCTCATGAAAAGTTCACGTGGACTTATACTTCGCCTGAATTTCCCATGGCTCAGGTAAATTGTTCCTTCTGAAG
This genomic window contains:
- the LOC116210481 gene encoding F-box protein At4g00755 isoform X2 gives rise to the protein MVRNSLSKRMCLRMCPQLSEVVHVTEPTSSEKTVAEVGPSNSSEWENLEKEHRIYAYLAHCCTRSDVRVCVNEAISASSTDNYPEESIHNTLESRDRVGRLASYWSSKGNKNPSAPERLIYKLAGDLCIITEIGIQPFQAYFQSGLPIYSADFVRFRLGHPKGSMDTSDYQMDRADNETAHEKFTWTYTSPEFPMAQENCLQKFKLAEPVLCIGGMLLVELLGRVQRQEMDGLFYICVTHVQVWGRPLSPAFGVEILEPEGKFALKVQKYDPKCLEETSAVATTALQRRVLYLGRIFHMLRGHVVEVDYDWDENQDEEQDESDDEVLLG
- the LOC116210481 gene encoding F-box protein At4g00755 isoform X1, with protein sequence MDSASDFLPQLEEDMSFKILEILDNPSDVVRAGCVSRSWHQFVVRNSLSKRMCLRMCPQLSEVVHVTEPTSSEKTVAEVGPSNSSEWENLEKEHRIYAYLAHCCTRSDVRVCVNEAISASSTDNYPEESIHNTLESRDRVGRLASYWSSKGNKNPSAPERLIYKLAGDLCIITEIGIQPFQAYFQSGLPIYSADFVRFRLGHPKGSMDTSDYQMDRADNETAHEKFTWTYTSPEFPMAQENCLQKFKLAEPVLCIGGMLLVELLGRVQRQEMDGLFYICVTHVQVWGRPLSPAFGVEILEPEGKFALKVQKYDPKCLEETSAVATTALQRRVLYLGRIFHMLRGHVVEVDYDWDENQDEEQDESDDEVLLG